The Grimontia kaedaensis genome has a window encoding:
- a CDS encoding ACT domain-containing protein translates to MAGIVELEALLSSMEPALIDGEFVFCTVSGVLSDYVELEPLATFREAEGLTLLLEKSAAESANIAFESVYRQITLTVHSSLDAVGLTAAVSTKLAEKGISANVLAAYYHDHIFVQAEKAEAALKALQEFSG, encoded by the coding sequence ATGGCGGGAATTGTTGAATTAGAGGCTCTTTTGTCATCGATGGAACCAGCTCTGATTGACGGGGAGTTTGTGTTTTGTACCGTATCAGGTGTGCTGTCGGATTACGTTGAGCTTGAGCCGTTGGCCACTTTCCGGGAAGCCGAAGGGTTAACCTTGCTGCTGGAGAAATCAGCGGCTGAATCTGCAAACATTGCGTTCGAAAGCGTCTATCGTCAAATTACCCTGACAGTCCATTCCAGCCTCGATGCTGTAGGTTTAACGGCTGCGGTATCAACTAAATTGGCGGAAAAAGGCATAAGCGCCAATGTACTCGCCGCCTACTATCACGATCATATCTTTGTGCAGGCGGAAAAAGCAGAAGCAGCGCTGAAAGCACTGCAGGAGTTTTCAGGCTGA
- a CDS encoding DUF6500 family protein translates to MRDSLREKVIEVCKKKILTKGDNVNVSFYAFFANKNDDPELLMEAATWWIKTHELDHFVKARDVITLVENDR, encoded by the coding sequence ATGAGAGATTCACTGCGCGAAAAAGTTATCGAGGTCTGCAAAAAGAAAATCCTGACCAAAGGGGATAACGTAAATGTCTCCTTCTATGCCTTCTTTGCGAACAAGAATGACGACCCCGAACTACTCATGGAAGCCGCCACTTGGTGGATCAAAACCCATGAACTCGATCATTTCGTCAAAGCGCGGGATGTTATCACTCTGGTCGAGAACGACAGATAA
- a CDS encoding delta-class carbonic anhydrase, with product MTTSFGVLAKDANPPVSDAVISEQRQELAENTEDEGFGPQSPRDIDSKAGNNTTLFSTAPSYTEMNLCNIHFHKNAEHKGGEFTLYAGNGDGEGYQTGYRYAGKLSDAELAPVKNKVCPSKHGDLKPGDTIEVHYVHSTAQVEPGPTLGACLSDANKNPQLRVETQVYVLVNDKNAYDFEELTEHEVQDGVHQAVAIPANTGKPIQYMGSTTGPGYNEKGSPFQVTWSVRPKVAKVNIKSVGEWCEGNVFDEDHAHGVRNLVVNKDLLSEIVN from the coding sequence ATGACAACGTCGTTCGGTGTGTTGGCAAAAGACGCAAACCCGCCGGTATCAGACGCTGTTATTTCTGAGCAACGTCAAGAACTGGCTGAAAACACAGAAGATGAAGGATTTGGTCCTCAATCGCCACGTGATATTGATTCTAAAGCAGGCAATAACACCACGTTGTTCAGCACTGCTCCGTCTTACACAGAAATGAACCTGTGCAACATCCACTTCCACAAAAATGCCGAGCATAAAGGCGGTGAATTTACGCTTTATGCTGGAAATGGCGACGGTGAAGGCTACCAGACCGGATATCGTTACGCTGGCAAGCTGTCAGACGCTGAACTCGCACCAGTGAAAAACAAGGTTTGCCCGAGCAAGCATGGCGATCTGAAACCGGGTGATACCATTGAAGTTCACTATGTTCACTCAACAGCGCAGGTTGAACCGGGCCCGACGCTTGGTGCGTGTTTGAGTGATGCCAACAAAAACCCGCAGCTTCGTGTAGAAACGCAGGTTTACGTGCTGGTGAACGACAAAAATGCTTACGACTTTGAAGAGCTGACAGAGCATGAAGTTCAGGATGGCGTGCATCAAGCGGTCGCAATTCCTGCTAACACGGGTAAGCCAATTCAATACATGGGTTCAACCACGGGCCCCGGCTACAACGAGAAAGGATCGCCATTCCAGGTGACTTGGAGCGTTCGTCCGAAAGTGGCGAAAGTGAATATCAAATCCGTTGGTGAATGGTGTGAAGGCAATGTCTTCGATGAAGACCACGCACATGGCGTGCGTAACCTTGTGGTGAACAAAGATCTGCTGTCTGAAATCGTGAACTAA
- a CDS encoding DUF3653 domain-containing protein, whose translation MLIHSFRHFYWQNFNSLDEGAAYFHVKPITVKRWLDGTIPPNAMAEKLLIIRARGYLPNDLNWQGFKVNEQRSVIITPEGREFAPRELEAFPLWRDQYYALKARLRRRCSWSDSFPSSNAYRL comes from the coding sequence ATGCTGATTCACTCGTTTCGACACTTTTATTGGCAAAACTTCAACTCGTTAGACGAAGGCGCAGCGTATTTTCACGTTAAACCCATCACCGTTAAACGCTGGCTGGACGGCACCATTCCGCCCAATGCCATGGCCGAGAAACTACTTATTATAAGAGCCCGTGGCTATTTGCCCAACGACCTCAACTGGCAAGGTTTTAAGGTTAACGAACAGCGTAGCGTCATCATTACCCCCGAAGGCCGAGAATTTGCCCCCAGAGAGCTGGAAGCGTTTCCGCTCTGGCGTGACCAGTATTACGCCCTGAAAGCCCGTTTGCGCAGGCGTTGCTCATGGTCAGACAGTTTTCCCTCATCCAACGCATATCGACTTTGA
- a CDS encoding RES family NAD+ phosphorylase has protein sequence MEVFRLSVKRFADLSGMGGMFGSGRWHQRGQPILYTAGSRSLAALERFVHESPVQMPPLVMMTIYIPDDLPIKRVSEQELPNGWDAVPDADTSRNYGTAWLREMTTPVIQLPSAIIASEYNFLINPAHPDSHKVKIIDQRDFYYDSRLKRMMR, from the coding sequence ATGGAAGTATTTCGACTCTCCGTGAAGCGGTTTGCCGATCTCAGTGGGATGGGGGGCATGTTTGGATCTGGCCGTTGGCATCAGAGAGGCCAACCCATTCTATATACTGCAGGCTCTCGTTCTTTGGCTGCGCTTGAACGCTTTGTTCATGAAAGCCCAGTTCAAATGCCTCCTTTGGTCATGATGACCATCTACATACCCGACGATCTGCCAATCAAACGTGTCTCTGAGCAAGAACTCCCAAATGGTTGGGATGCAGTGCCAGATGCCGATACGTCACGTAACTACGGAACCGCCTGGCTTCGAGAAATGACGACACCAGTCATTCAGTTACCATCAGCGATCATCGCAAGCGAGTACAACTTCCTGATTAATCCCGCGCATCCTGACAGCCACAAAGTCAAAATCATCGACCAACGTGATTTCTATTACGACAGTCGTCTGAAGCGAATGATGCGTTAG
- the parS gene encoding type II RES/Xre toxin-antitoxin system antitoxin: MYAEQLMSLGIVKEGQVINQDMELDIIRHGLKVKHARKVMKEMAMSSGEWVTLIGLSPRSLQRKSDSDLLTPSQSEKTLAIRRVVDLAVEYYEDRDTALDWLKTPQLAFGGKAAVDYLDTNTGIQYVENVLNRLMHGMTA; encoded by the coding sequence ATGTACGCAGAACAGTTAATGTCGCTTGGCATCGTAAAAGAGGGGCAGGTTATCAATCAGGATATGGAACTGGATATCATCCGCCATGGGCTGAAAGTAAAACATGCGCGCAAGGTGATGAAAGAAATGGCTATGAGCAGTGGTGAGTGGGTCACTTTGATTGGCCTGAGCCCACGAAGCCTGCAGCGCAAAAGCGATTCTGATTTGCTGACACCTTCGCAGTCGGAAAAAACATTGGCAATTCGCCGAGTGGTCGATTTAGCAGTCGAATACTACGAAGACCGTGATACAGCGTTAGATTGGCTGAAAACGCCACAACTGGCTTTTGGTGGGAAAGCCGCTGTTGATTATTTGGATACCAACACCGGCATTCAATATGTAGAGAATGTTCTTAACCGCCTGATGCATGGCATGACCGCTTAA
- a CDS encoding LysR substrate-binding domain-containing protein, producing MKLTNAGQRAYERYHHLVYALLDTVIEDIDPDVIPSVLSVTTPVDIGTHLMPSVISSFNKQYPNVEVKLFASDQVMDMSEADIDLAIRIGKLRGKTTAQEEVIMKARPFLAASPKIIQNIREGLYPDGAPFIRLLRLPESKEMKLQDTDTMLKLKAVAASDNATAAQQMAYDGLGAALFSGLPTKPYLEEGRLEKIDHVVMPDIYIFASWPGRRMTQGAKALLELFKLELREQQKLYG from the coding sequence ATGAAACTGACGAATGCTGGCCAACGTGCTTATGAACGATACCACCACTTAGTTTACGCCTTACTCGACACTGTGATCGAGGATATCGATCCTGACGTCATTCCCTCAGTCTTGTCTGTTACCACGCCCGTAGATATTGGCACCCACTTGATGCCGAGCGTTATATCGAGCTTCAATAAGCAATACCCGAATGTGGAAGTGAAGCTGTTTGCTTCCGACCAAGTCATGGATATGTCTGAAGCTGATATTGATTTAGCTATTCGCATAGGCAAGTTAAGAGGCAAAACAACAGCTCAGGAAGAGGTGATCATGAAAGCCCGCCCTTTCCTGGCCGCTTCTCCAAAAATTATTCAGAACATTCGTGAAGGTTTATACCCTGACGGTGCACCTTTTATTCGTTTGTTGCGCCTACCGGAGAGTAAAGAAATGAAGCTTCAAGATACGGATACCATGCTCAAATTAAAGGCCGTCGCGGCTTCAGACAATGCCACCGCCGCACAACAAATGGCTTACGACGGATTGGGTGCCGCTCTGTTTAGCGGTTTGCCGACTAAGCCTTATCTGGAAGAAGGAAGACTTGAAAAGATAGACCATGTTGTGATGCCAGACATTTACATCTTTGCCAGTTGGCCAGGAAGGCGTATGACGCAGGGCGCCAAAGCGCTTCTAGAGCTGTTCAAACTGGAGCTACGCGAGCAACAAAAACTATATGGGTAA
- a CDS encoding Lrp/AsnC family transcriptional regulator produces MEHNLDSIDKKILDELQKEGRLTNQELSDRVSLSPSPCLRRVRALEKKGIITGYHAHIDQEKCGLPINVFVLVKLERPTEENMVKFESLIDQMDEVLECFLMTGTHDYLLRVVSESLKTYERFIRRELTRLPNIAAIESSFAFGQVKKRSRLPI; encoded by the coding sequence ATGGAGCATAATCTTGATAGCATTGATAAGAAAATTCTCGACGAGCTACAAAAAGAGGGACGCCTAACCAATCAGGAACTGTCAGATCGCGTATCACTATCCCCTTCGCCTTGTTTGCGCCGGGTGAGAGCGCTGGAGAAAAAGGGAATAATCACTGGTTACCACGCTCACATTGATCAGGAAAAATGTGGGTTGCCTATCAACGTCTTTGTTTTGGTAAAACTCGAAAGGCCCACGGAAGAGAACATGGTGAAGTTTGAGTCGTTAATCGACCAAATGGATGAAGTACTTGAGTGCTTTCTCATGACAGGCACCCACGACTACCTACTTCGTGTCGTGAGTGAATCACTCAAAACATACGAACGGTTTATTCGCAGAGAGTTGACCCGCCTTCCCAATATTGCAGCTATTGAATCCAGCTTTGCATTTGGACAGGTGAAAAAGCGGTCTCGCTTACCCATATAG
- a CDS encoding trans-sulfuration enzyme family protein, whose translation MNKTTQLSPLRNTTKLEDSASLATEQAKHFGIDTDSDFGQALVSLATTLYTANHHTHDLWAITLDGLNDLDRNDRIAWFNAKRFLSFQLAKILDNLQNPMRATYKSIATKNGHFAAKGAYPIFDNVAAIFSAAPVITRTATYLFACTEWVEDAFNGREPLHEIYSRLLNPTSIALANHIVDIEAGDMADQYLAWNFNSGMAAIDGLLSHLLGREDIVLASRNIYGGSYQLLQDWYRKSSNLDVAIEWVDGYDAANFAKAMDATAEKYADRIKAGRKIYIYLESPCNPHGFVLDVAGISRAAHERDWNIMVDTTVGTPFLHPVLKRTDPMERPDFVIHSYTKELAGSGSTTAGVIIGRNEDMFIPKGDSVTCKTPSGKQREVSWSNTLFWNVYYIKGAFLDADKAFEVLNGMKTFELRVLQKAINTLSLARIFSLHPDINVSCPALPESPNYPLMQSQMRLGLPASLFTIDMEGKADRQPIDQSSFKQFFDMLEPAIGMQVSLGQTNTVALCPAMTTHSELSSAALADAGIKPTTLRIAVGLEDPRAFIAHMQRAAEMTIDAAHPGFSDLFPSADKIDDIYRKTYLDVQQRFVEHLPNYATLIQ comes from the coding sequence ATGAACAAAACCACTCAACTCAGCCCGCTGCGTAATACGACGAAGCTGGAAGATTCAGCATCTCTAGCAACAGAGCAGGCAAAGCACTTTGGTATCGACACTGATTCAGACTTTGGCCAGGCGTTGGTCTCCCTTGCAACCACCTTATACACTGCTAACCATCACACGCATGACCTGTGGGCAATTACATTAGATGGCCTTAACGATTTAGACAGAAATGACCGTATAGCTTGGTTCAACGCTAAACGGTTCCTGTCTTTTCAGTTAGCGAAAATTCTCGACAACCTACAGAACCCGATGCGCGCGACTTATAAATCCATCGCCACCAAAAACGGGCACTTCGCTGCAAAAGGGGCTTACCCAATATTTGATAATGTGGCTGCGATATTCTCAGCAGCACCAGTGATAACACGCACTGCCACCTATCTATTTGCCTGCACAGAATGGGTAGAAGATGCCTTTAATGGCCGGGAACCCCTGCATGAAATCTATTCCCGACTGCTGAACCCAACTTCTATCGCGTTGGCTAACCATATTGTCGATATCGAAGCGGGAGACATGGCGGATCAATACCTCGCTTGGAACTTCAATTCCGGAATGGCAGCGATTGATGGCTTGCTAAGTCATTTGTTAGGGCGTGAAGATATTGTCTTGGCCTCTCGCAACATCTACGGTGGTAGTTACCAGTTACTTCAAGATTGGTACCGTAAATCTTCGAATCTGGATGTGGCAATAGAATGGGTGGATGGCTACGACGCAGCAAATTTTGCAAAAGCCATGGATGCAACGGCGGAGAAATATGCAGACAGAATCAAAGCTGGCCGCAAGATCTATATCTATCTTGAGAGCCCCTGTAACCCCCATGGTTTCGTTTTGGATGTCGCTGGCATCAGCAGAGCTGCTCATGAGCGAGATTGGAACATCATGGTAGATACCACGGTTGGCACTCCCTTTCTTCATCCTGTGTTAAAAAGAACTGATCCTATGGAGCGCCCCGACTTTGTTATTCATTCGTACACGAAAGAATTGGCAGGCTCAGGAAGCACAACAGCCGGCGTAATCATTGGGCGAAATGAAGACATGTTCATTCCAAAGGGTGACAGCGTAACCTGTAAGACACCAAGTGGAAAGCAACGTGAAGTAAGCTGGAGTAACACCCTGTTTTGGAACGTCTATTACATCAAAGGCGCTTTTCTTGATGCAGACAAAGCGTTTGAAGTCTTGAATGGCATGAAGACCTTTGAATTACGTGTGCTGCAAAAAGCCATCAACACGCTTTCTCTGGCGCGCATATTCTCACTTCATCCCGATATCAATGTGTCCTGCCCCGCTCTGCCTGAGAGCCCTAACTACCCTTTGATGCAGTCACAAATGCGCCTTGGTCTACCAGCTTCTTTATTCACCATTGATATGGAAGGAAAAGCGGACCGCCAACCTATTGATCAGTCTTCTTTTAAACAGTTCTTTGACATGTTGGAGCCTGCTATTGGTATGCAAGTCAGCCTTGGGCAAACCAACACAGTTGCTTTATGTCCTGCTATGACGACACATTCGGAGCTATCAAGCGCGGCTTTAGCCGATGCAGGTATTAAACCGACAACACTCCGCATAGCGGTAGGCTTGGAAGACCCGAGGGCGTTCATTGCTCATATGCAGCGCGCAGCTGAAATGACGATTGATGCAGCACACCCCGGTTTCTCGGATCTTTTCCCGAGCGCAGACAAGATTGATGATATCTACAGAAAAACGTATTTGGATGTACAGCAGCGCTTTGTTGAACACCTTCCAAACTACGCCACATTGATTCAATAA
- a CDS encoding alanine/glycine:cation symporter family protein codes for MKRIMTTAGLSLFASSASAAGIDEAINEIVAPIVNPFVGMIFSSVPLPFLDAEAPWIVMWLVVAAVIFTLYLGFINVRGFTHAIRLVKGDYTDPKEPGEVSHFQALATALSGTVGLGNIAGVAVAISIGGAGATFWMILAGLLGMSTKFVECALGVKYRNTNPDGSVSGGPMYYLSKGLANKGNPAFGRTLAVLFSVCAVGGALGGGNMFQANQAFKQVVGVTGGDMSFFADKGWLFGLIMAVIVGVVIIGGIKSIAKVTEKVVPFMAIVYVGAALIIILMHIDQVGAAFGAIFNGAFTGEGVAGGVIGAMIQGFKRAAFSNEAGVGSAAIAHSAVKTKEHMSEGFVSLLEPFIDTVVICTMTALVIIITGQLYEGQELSGVALTSAAFEASLSWFPLVLAVAVVLFAFSTMISWSYYGLKAWTYLFGESKRAEMIFKIMFCCFVVIGASMNLGPVIDFSDAMIFAMALVNIIGLYRLVPEIKADMNDYLARLESGAIQRYKG; via the coding sequence ATGAAACGTATAATGACGACTGCTGGACTTTCGTTGTTTGCGAGCTCAGCCTCTGCGGCAGGGATCGATGAAGCAATCAATGAAATAGTCGCTCCAATTGTAAACCCATTCGTGGGTATGATCTTCTCCTCTGTTCCACTCCCCTTTCTAGATGCTGAAGCGCCATGGATCGTAATGTGGCTGGTTGTTGCCGCTGTCATCTTTACGCTGTATCTGGGCTTTATTAACGTTCGTGGATTCACCCATGCAATCCGTCTTGTTAAAGGTGACTACACAGACCCTAAAGAGCCAGGTGAGGTCTCGCACTTTCAGGCCCTTGCAACAGCACTCTCCGGAACGGTTGGTCTTGGTAACATCGCTGGTGTTGCCGTAGCAATCTCGATCGGTGGTGCAGGTGCAACATTCTGGATGATCCTTGCGGGTCTGCTTGGTATGTCTACCAAGTTTGTAGAGTGTGCCCTTGGTGTTAAATACCGTAACACTAACCCAGATGGTTCTGTTTCCGGTGGTCCAATGTACTACCTGAGCAAAGGTCTGGCTAACAAAGGTAACCCAGCATTTGGTCGTACCCTCGCCGTTTTATTCTCAGTTTGTGCGGTCGGCGGTGCTTTGGGTGGCGGTAACATGTTCCAGGCTAACCAGGCGTTCAAGCAAGTGGTTGGCGTTACTGGTGGCGACATGTCTTTCTTCGCAGATAAAGGCTGGTTGTTTGGTCTTATCATGGCGGTTATCGTTGGTGTGGTTATCATCGGTGGTATCAAGTCAATCGCGAAAGTGACTGAGAAAGTCGTTCCTTTCATGGCAATTGTTTACGTTGGTGCAGCTCTGATTATCATCCTGATGCACATCGACCAAGTAGGTGCAGCATTCGGCGCAATCTTCAACGGTGCATTCACTGGTGAAGGTGTCGCGGGTGGTGTTATCGGTGCCATGATTCAGGGCTTCAAACGAGCCGCGTTCTCGAACGAAGCGGGTGTTGGTTCTGCGGCAATCGCTCACTCAGCAGTAAAAACCAAAGAACACATGTCTGAAGGTTTCGTATCTCTGCTGGAACCGTTCATTGATACCGTTGTTATCTGTACCATGACTGCTCTGGTTATCATCATTACCGGCCAGTTGTACGAAGGTCAGGAGCTGAGCGGTGTTGCACTGACGTCAGCAGCATTTGAAGCATCACTGTCTTGGTTCCCTCTGGTTCTTGCAGTTGCTGTTGTACTGTTCGCGTTCTCAACCATGATTTCTTGGTCTTACTACGGCCTGAAAGCTTGGACTTACCTGTTCGGTGAGAGCAAGCGTGCAGAGATGATTTTCAAAATCATGTTCTGCTGCTTTGTTGTTATCGGTGCATCGATGAACCTGGGTCCAGTTATCGACTTCTCTGATGCAATGATCTTCGCAATGGCTCTGGTTAACATCATCGGTCTGTACCGTCTGGTTCCAGAAATCAAAGCGGACATGAACGATTACCTGGCGCGTCTGGAAAGCGGTGCTATCCAACGTTACAAAGGCTAA
- the yciH gene encoding stress response translation initiation inhibitor YciH: MRDDNSRLVYSTDAGRIKEEKQAPVREKGDGIVRVQRQTKGRKGKGVCLVTGLDIDDTALKLVAAELKKVCGCGGAVKDGVIEIQGDKRDQIKAYLEKKGHTVKLAGG; this comes from the coding sequence ATGAGAGACGATAACAGCCGCCTGGTGTATTCCACCGATGCCGGGCGTATTAAGGAAGAAAAGCAGGCGCCAGTTCGTGAAAAAGGCGATGGGATCGTTCGGGTTCAGCGTCAAACCAAAGGCCGTAAAGGCAAAGGGGTTTGTCTGGTGACAGGGTTGGACATTGATGATACCGCGCTGAAACTGGTCGCCGCCGAGCTAAAGAAAGTCTGCGGTTGTGGCGGTGCTGTAAAAGACGGTGTGATTGAAATCCAAGGTGATAAGCGCGACCAAATCAAAGCATATCTTGAGAAGAAGGGTCACACAGTCAAACTGGCCGGTGGTTAA
- a CDS encoding DUF3319 domain-containing protein, with protein sequence MKKRYSHRGHTIECKDDVYTSIVAGRTVSGTMLGVKQCIDWWSDTRIFRRPAEFERQSFRTAQGPSSEIYKGIQIMSDDKQPGLWYILVRGQLLKGPLPKIKQFIDQNALSREFRR encoded by the coding sequence ATGAAAAAGCGATATTCTCATCGTGGTCATACTATTGAATGTAAGGACGATGTTTATACGTCAATTGTCGCAGGGAGAACGGTATCCGGCACGATGCTGGGCGTAAAGCAGTGTATTGATTGGTGGAGCGATACCCGTATTTTCCGTCGGCCGGCGGAATTTGAGCGTCAATCCTTTCGAACGGCACAGGGGCCTTCCTCTGAAATCTATAAAGGTATTCAGATTATGTCTGACGACAAACAACCAGGGCTTTGGTATATCCTGGTTCGTGGACAACTTCTGAAAGGTCCTTTACCAAAGATTAAGCAGTTTATCGACCAAAACGCGCTTTCTCGCGAATTCCGTCGTTAA
- a CDS encoding tyrosine-type recombinase/integrase: MKKIEAITDPNTVKRSITLFKQGNVSLEEWHALTQGLYSKNSLLSFQNDWQVFVDYCREVNVSPLPAAVTAVRRFVEAKATIRKASSIKRYIITVSMMHRIHSQSDPTRHREVRFTLNKLYQDKADEAGQANAFHYHHLQSLHSKLCTSDRLKDIRDLLIWTLCFECMLKRSELAAIQFEDLTKMEDSFTLQISDNVMKLSSEASGLIEQWFEMTAMSEGPLLRRINKHQQLGDAPMDHSSIYRVFRRAAEELGVQGTLTFSGQSPRVGASQDLSDSGLTIKEIQQQGRWKSPAMPAQYVGNKQARDEAMDKFKRKLDKD, encoded by the coding sequence ATGAAAAAAATTGAAGCTATCACTGACCCAAACACTGTAAAACGAAGCATTACGCTGTTTAAACAAGGGAATGTATCACTTGAAGAATGGCATGCGCTCACCCAAGGCCTTTACAGCAAAAATTCCTTATTGAGTTTCCAAAATGATTGGCAGGTTTTCGTCGATTACTGTCGGGAAGTCAACGTTTCTCCCCTACCTGCAGCCGTGACAGCAGTTCGTCGATTTGTGGAAGCAAAAGCCACAATCCGGAAAGCCTCTAGTATTAAGCGCTATATCATCACTGTATCTATGATGCATCGAATACACAGCCAATCCGACCCTACCCGGCACAGAGAAGTTCGCTTTACGCTTAACAAGCTATATCAGGACAAAGCAGATGAAGCAGGTCAGGCCAATGCATTCCACTATCATCACCTTCAGTCACTTCACTCCAAACTCTGCACCAGTGACCGCTTGAAAGACATCAGAGATTTGTTGATCTGGACGCTCTGTTTCGAATGCATGCTAAAGCGAAGTGAGTTGGCAGCTATTCAATTTGAAGACCTAACCAAAATGGAAGATAGTTTCACGCTTCAAATTTCTGATAACGTCATGAAGCTTTCTTCGGAAGCCTCGGGTTTGATTGAACAATGGTTTGAAATGACAGCCATGTCGGAAGGCCCGTTGCTGCGTCGTATTAATAAACACCAGCAGCTTGGTGACGCACCAATGGATCATTCTTCCATTTATCGCGTATTTCGCCGAGCTGCAGAGGAATTGGGCGTTCAGGGCACACTAACTTTCTCTGGCCAATCGCCACGTGTAGGTGCCAGTCAGGATTTGTCAGACTCTGGTTTGACAATAAAAGAAATTCAGCAACAAGGAAGATGGAAAAGCCCCGCTATGCCAGCACAGTATGTAGGAAATAAACAGGCAAGAGACGAGGCTATGGATAAGTTCAAACGTAAGCTGGATAAGGATTAG
- a CDS encoding D-alanine--D-alanine ligase, whose amino-acid sequence MNPTQVLLLCGGGSAEHEVSMVSANYLESELKKLPTVSVVRVEITKNDGWKDSNGQDCRLNLDKTLKVGDEVIDIDFAVPCIHGFPGETGDIQSLFELAGVPYMGCDSSASNVCFNKITSKLWFDAIGIPNTPYVFLTDNNEDSIKKAEDAFDRWGAIFVKAACQGSSVGCYKVTDKKAVRESVEGAFGYSNQVLVEKAVRPRELEIAAYHYDGQVIVTRPGEIACPEDTFYTYEEKYSEGSHSQTTVEPKSLTEEQVEKMREYAEKAFVHLKLKDLSRIDFFLTPEGEVLLNEINTFPGMTPISMFPKLVEHNGHTFSEYLASCIRSGVKVG is encoded by the coding sequence ATGAACCCAACTCAAGTATTGTTGCTGTGTGGTGGCGGTAGCGCTGAACATGAAGTATCGATGGTGTCAGCAAATTATCTGGAATCTGAATTAAAGAAACTGCCAACCGTTTCAGTTGTTCGTGTTGAAATCACTAAAAATGATGGCTGGAAAGACAGCAACGGACAAGATTGTCGCCTGAATCTGGATAAGACGCTTAAGGTAGGTGATGAAGTTATCGACATCGATTTTGCCGTACCATGTATTCACGGATTTCCAGGCGAAACCGGCGACATCCAATCTCTGTTTGAGTTAGCTGGTGTTCCTTACATGGGGTGTGATTCTTCTGCCAGCAATGTTTGCTTCAACAAAATCACTTCAAAGCTCTGGTTTGATGCCATTGGCATTCCAAACACCCCTTATGTTTTTCTGACTGACAACAACGAAGACAGTATTAAAAAAGCGGAAGATGCTTTTGACCGCTGGGGCGCAATTTTCGTTAAAGCAGCGTGTCAGGGTTCTTCCGTTGGTTGCTACAAAGTGACAGACAAAAAAGCCGTTCGCGAATCGGTTGAAGGTGCGTTTGGCTACTCTAATCAAGTGTTGGTTGAGAAAGCCGTTCGTCCACGCGAATTGGAAATTGCCGCTTATCATTATGATGGCCAAGTCATTGTGACGCGCCCTGGTGAGATTGCTTGCCCAGAAGACACCTTCTACACCTACGAAGAGAAATACAGTGAAGGAAGCCACAGTCAGACGACAGTGGAGCCAAAGAGTCTGACGGAAGAGCAGGTAGAAAAAATGCGAGAGTATGCAGAGAAGGCATTTGTTCACTTGAAACTGAAAGACTTGTCCCGTATCGACTTCTTCCTAACCCCCGAAGGTGAAGTCCTGTTGAACGAAATCAATACCTTCCCTGGTATGACGCCGATTTCAATGTTCCCAAAACTCGTCGAGCACAATGGTCATACTTTCTCTGAGTATTTGGCTAGCTGTATTCGCTCAGGCGTTAAAGTCGGTTAG